One window of Novipirellula aureliae genomic DNA carries:
- a CDS encoding GxxExxY protein, protein MSEQQSPFAQEGYDFMAATFEVHNVLGAEHEAQLINYMRISRSSVGYLVNFGPIKKLEYKRFILSEFL, encoded by the coding sequence GTGTCTGAACAACAAAGCCCATTTGCGCAAGAAGGATACGATTTTATGGCTGCCACCTTTGAGGTTCACAACGTTTTGGGTGCCGAACACGAAGCACAATTGATCAACTATATGCGAATCAGTCGCAGCTCCGTTGGTTATTTGGTCAACTTTGGTCCAATCAAGAAACTGGAATACAAGCGTTTTATTTTGTCTGAGTTTCTGTGA
- a CDS encoding GxxExxY protein — protein sequence MSEQQSPFAQEGYDFMAAAFEVHNVLGAEHEAQLINYMRISRSSGGYLVNFGPINKLEYKRFILSEFL from the coding sequence GTGTCTGAACAACAAAGCCCATTTGCGCAAGAAGGATACGATTTTATGGCTGCCGCCTTTGAGGTTCACAACGTTTTGGGTGCCGAACACGAAGCACAATTGATCAACTATATGCGAATCAGTCGCAGCTCCGGTGGTTATTTGGTCAACTTTGGTCCAATCAACAAACTGGAATACAAGCGTTTTATTTTGTCTGAGTTTCTGTGA
- a CDS encoding CRISPR-associated endonuclease Cas1, producing the protein MPATPRDDQRPLYLNTQGLWVGKTGEILPVKENGKVVQEVLLREINQVNLFGNIQLSTQAIVPSEPKSC; encoded by the coding sequence TTGCCTGCTACGCCTCGCGATGACCAGCGACCGCTCTACTTGAACACGCAAGGACTTTGGGTCGGCAAAACGGGCGAGATCTTGCCAGTGAAAGAAAATGGAAAAGTCGTTCAAGAGGTACTTTTGCGAGAGATCAACCAAGTCAACCTGTTTGGCAATATCCAACTTTCGACGCAAGCGATCGTGCCGAGCGAACCGAAGAGCTGCTAG
- the cas1 gene encoding CRISPR-associated endonuclease Cas1: MLGFEGTAARLYFQSFAGMLRPGDQPANSDAALNGPAQWCFDFNGRNRRPPRDPVNAMLSMAYTLLAKELTVIAASVGLDPYLGFYHQPRPGRPAMALDLMEPFRPLIAESVVLSAVNNRMLTPEHFLAAGKSVTMSQSGRKAFFRAYELRMDQLVTHPLFDYRVSYRRLLEIQTRLMSQMIRGEIDTFPVFVTR, translated from the coding sequence CTGCTAGGGTTTGAAGGAACCGCCGCTCGACTCTACTTCCAGAGTTTTGCGGGGATGCTTCGTCCAGGCGACCAACCGGCGAACTCCGACGCTGCGTTGAACGGACCGGCGCAATGGTGTTTCGATTTCAACGGGCGCAACCGCCGACCGCCACGTGATCCGGTCAACGCGATGTTATCGATGGCCTACACCCTGTTGGCCAAGGAGCTCACGGTCATCGCTGCCTCTGTCGGCCTCGATCCATACTTAGGCTTCTATCATCAACCTCGCCCTGGTCGCCCGGCGATGGCGCTGGATTTGATGGAGCCTTTCCGTCCCTTGATCGCCGAATCCGTCGTGCTTTCGGCAGTGAACAATCGAATGTTGACACCCGAGCACTTCCTGGCGGCTGGGAAATCAGTCACCATGTCTCAATCGGGTCGCAAAGCGTTCTTCCGAGCGTATGAGTTACGGATGGACCAATTGGTCACGCACCCGTTGTTTGACTACCGAGTCAGTTATCGAAGATTGCTGGAAATTCAGACTCGTTTAATGTCACAAATGATACGAGGTGAGATTGATACATTTCCAGTTTTCGTGACTCGATAG